The Campylobacter concisus genome contains the following window.
CGAGCTCCTCGCTGGCAAAGCCAATTGAGAAAAATAATAAAATTGAAAAAAGAAATTTCATATTTTGCCGTTATTTTGCAAAATCAACAGCGCGAGTCTCTCTGATGACGCTTACTTTTATCTCACCAGGATACTGCACCTTGCTCTCGATCTCTTGAGCTATCTCTTTTGCTACAAGCACTGCCTCGTCGTCGTTTATGAGTTTAGCATTTGCGATGACACGAATTTCACGGCCTGCATTTATTGCATAAGCTTGTTTGATACCGTCTTTACTTTTTGCGATATTTTCGATCTCTTCGACACGTTTTAGGAAGCTCTCAAGCACCTCACGCCTTGCACCTGGACGAGCTGCACTTAGTGCGTCAGCTGCGCAAACAGCCGCACTTTCTATACTTGTTGCCTCTTCGTGGCCGTGGTGAGCGTAGATAGCGTTGATGACTACTGGATGCTCTTTGTAGCGTTTACAAATTTCAGCTCCAAGATCAACGTGACTGCCCTCATACTCGTGAGTTAGCGCCTTACCGATATCGTGAAGTATGCCAGCTCTTTTTGCAAGCTTCTCATCTCCGCCACACTCAGCTGCGATGATACCAGCAAGGTGAGCTACTTCAAGGCTGTGAGCCAAGGCATTTTGTCCGTAGCTTGCTCTAAATTTAAGCTTGCCTATTAGTTTTACTATCTCTGGGTGAATTTTATTTAGACCAAGATCCATGACGATGTTTTCGCCCTCTTCTTGTATGCTTTGCTCAAATTCTTCAGTCACTTTTTTGTGAAGGTCTTCTATCCTCGCAGGTTGGATTCTTCCATCCTCTACCAAAAGCTCGATCACTCTTGTTGCGATCGCACGCCTGTAAAGGTTAAAGCTGCTTAGTATGATTGCGTGCGGGGTATCATCGATGATGATATCAACTCCAAGCACCATTTCAAGGGTCTTGATATTACGTCCTTCTTTACCGATGATCCTACCTTTTAGCTCATCGTTTTTGATATTTACTACATTTATCAGACGCTCAGCCGCAAATTCTCCAGCAAATCTTGACGTAGCCTGCGCCAAGATGTAATTAACTCTCTTTTTAGCCTCTCTTTTTGCTTCTTCTTCGTATTTTCTAACGATATGAGCGATATCCGCACGAGACTTCTCCTCGACCTTTTTAAGCACGACCTCTTTTGCTTCTTCTTCTGTTAAGCCAGCAGCGTGCTCAAGCACTCTTATTGCTTCTTCTACTTTGTTTTGATAAGTCGCTTTTAAATTTAAACCCTCTTCGTAAGTGATCTTTGCGTCTTGCTTATCTTTTTCAAAAAGCTCTTTACTCTCGTTTAAAAGCTCTTGCTCATTTAGCAAAATTTTCTCTTTTTTGGCTAGTTCATCAAATTTACTTGCATACTCTTTTTGAAGCTTTGTCGTCTTGTCATCGTATCTTTTTTTGGCTTCAAATTCAGCCTCTTGTACTGAAATTTTAGAATTTTTAAGCGTTAGCTCAGCTTCATACTCAATAGCTTTTGCCTTTGCTTTTGCTTGTTCTAAGAATATGTTGTAGTTTGCATCATTTATTTTTTTGGCGTATAGATACCCTGCTCCAACGCCAGCCACACCGGCTCCTAAGCCTATTAAAACCTCTATCATTTATTCCTCTTTTTATATAATTTTTATTTGGGGTTATATAAAAGTCTGCTACCGCGTCTTGTGTACTTGAAAGCACATCTTTGGTATAAAAGTCTTTTATCTCAAGAAAAACTATCCGTTTTGGCTTAATAGGCAAAGAGTCAAAAAATCTATCATAAAATCCTTTTCCATGCCCTATCCTAGCCATAGCTCCATCAACCCCAATCGCTGGAACTACTGCCATATCAAGTCTAACATTATCCATTTTTTTGCCAGATGGCTGTCTGACATTAAATTTATAAGTTAGAAATGGCAGTCGCAATCTTACCATCTCTAAGCTAAGACCTACCATAAAAGGGGCAAAAATTTCACATTTATGTGATAAATTTCGCCTTATTTTAAGCACATCAACTTCGTAGTTAAGTGGCAAATAAAACAGTACTTTCTTAGAATTTGTAAAATTTATCAATTTTAAAAGAGTTTTCGTAGCTTTATAATGCGAGCATTTGGCCTTAAATTTAGTAAGTTTCATCAAATTTGCTCTTGCATTTTTTCTAAATTCATTTTTTTCTAAATTAACGCTCATTTTATGCTCTTTCTTGTATAATCCTGAAATCTTATTCAAAAGGAAATTTATGACATTAAAACGAGCAATTATAACATCACTTTGCATTTTTGCATTTTTTGGATGCGGCGACGAGAACAAGCAAAAAAAAGAGCAAAATACAAGCGAACAAACGCAAGGCAAAATTTTAGATAAAAATGCTAGCAAAGATGAAAATTTAAGCAAAGACTCACTCACTCCAAAAATGAGTGAAAATGCCCAAGATAGCGAGATAAAAGAGATAAATCTAAAGCTGCTAAGTGGAGCAACTATGCAGATTACAAAAAGAAGCAATGGCTTTGATGTAAAAGATGGTAAAAAAGCAACGCTTTACGTATTTTTTGCCACTTGGTGCCCTCCTTGCAAGGCTGAGATCCCGCATCTAAACAACTTAAGTGAGAAATTTAAAAATGAGCTAGATATCGTTGGTGTGCTACTTGAAGACAAAAGTGAAGATGAAGTAAAAGATTTTGCTCAAAAATATAAAATAAAATATGAAGTCGCGGTTGGCGAGGGAAATTTTTTATTTGAAAAAGCGATGGGCGGTATAAAAGGCTTGCCTGCGTCAGCACTTTTTAAAGCAAATGGCGACTACGTTCAGGGCTACATCGGTCTTGTACCTGAAGAGATGCTTGAAAACGACATAAATAGGGCCACAAAATAATGCTTGATTTTCTAAAAAAAGGCCTTGAGAAGACTTTTGGAGCGATAAGTTCAGCGAAGAAGTCAAAAAAGATAGACAAAGAGAGCTTAGAAGAAATTTTACTTGAAGCTGACGTAGCCTATGAGATCGTAGAAGAAATTTTATACTACTTGCCGCCACAAGATGAAGTGAGTAGAGCTGATCTTAGGCGCGTTATGAGTAGCTATTTTATCTACGAAAATGAGCGTGTGATCGAGCCTGATAAGCCATTTGTCGATCTCATCCTTGGCGTAAATGGCGCTGGCAAGACGACAACCATCGCAAAGCTTGCAAATTTATATAAAAATAACGGTAAAAGCGTTATTTTAGGTGCTTGTGATACATTTAGAGCTGGAGCGATCGAGCAGCTACGCCAGTGGTCAATCAGACTAAATGTGCCAATAGTCGCCACACAGCAAGGGCATGATCCTTCAGCTGTTGCTTACGATACGATTAGCTCAGCCCTTGCAAAAGGCATCGACCGAGTCATCCTAGACACAGCTGGCAGACTTCAAAACCAGACAAATTTGGCAAACGAGCTAGAAAAAATCGTTCGTATTAGCAAAAAAGCTTACGAAAAAGCACCTCACCGCAAAATTTTGATTCTTGATGGCACGCAAGGTAACGCCGGAGTTGCGCAAGCGAAAGCATTTAACGATATTGTCTCGCTTGATGGCGTCATCATCACAAAGCTTGACGGCACTGCAAAGGGAGGAGCGCTATTTGGCGTGGCAAGAGAGCTTGAGCTACCTATATTTTATATAGGCGTTGGCGAGAGCATGGATGATATCATCAAATTTAACCCGGATGAATTTTTAGACGAGCTCATGGACGCCATTTTTGAGTAGAGTGAAATTCCTTAGCAAAATTTGCTTTTTCGCTGCTCTTTTGGCGATCGATTTTCTTGCATTTACTCAAAAAAGTCCCACGATCATCGAAAATTCGTGGGATAAAGCAAATCATTTTTTAGCTTTTTGCGTCCTATACATCCTGCTTTATCTTGGCTATGAGTTTAAAATTTTTAAAAATTTAGCCCTGCTTTTAGCCTTTGGTGTGCAAATAGAGCTCGTTCAGGCATTTTTACCAAACAGGGAATTTAGTCTGCTTGACATCGTGGCTGATATGATCGGAGCGGCTTTTGGAGTGATAGTAGCTAAAATTTTAAAAAGGATAATTTATGGCAAAAGCAAAGCCAGTTTTTGAATGTCAAGCCTGCGGTAATCAACAGGCAAAGTGGCTGGGTAAATGCCCACAATGTGGGGCTTGGGATAGCTTTGTCGAGCTTAGTCAGCAAGAGATAAAGATAAGTAAAGAGATAGTAAAAAGCACTGGAGCGCCTAGTAAGGCTGTAAGCATCGACGAGGTAGAAATTCAAAATTTTACGAGATTTAGCACCAAAGATAGCGAACTAGACCTTGTTCTTGGTGGTGGCGTGGTTGAGGGCTCGCTAGTTTTAATAGGTGGCAGTCCGGGCATCGGTAAATCAACCTTGCTTCTAAAAATTGGCTCAAATTTAGCAAAAGACGGTAAAAAAACACTCTATGTAAGCGGCGAAGAGAGCCAAAGCCAGATAAAAATGAGAGCTGATAGGCTAAATGCGGTGGATAAAAATTTATACCTGCTAACTGAAATTTGCCTAGAAGATATCTTGCTTGAAGTGCAAAAGAGCGATTATAAAGTACTCGTGATCGACTCCATACAAACGCTTTATAGCCAAAATATAAGCTCCGCTCCAGGCTCGATCACACAGGTTCGCGAGATCACATTTGAGCTAATGAGGCTAGCAAAGAGCCAAAATATCTGCGTTTTCATCATCGGACATATCACCAAAGAAGGTTCGATCGCAGGGCCCAGAGTGCTTGAACACATGGTCGATGTGGTGCTTTATTTCGAGGGCGATGCGAGCAGAGAGCTAAGAATTTTGCGTGGGTTTAAAAACCGCTTTGGCTCGACGAGCGAGGTTGGCATATTTGAGATGAGCCAGCATGGGCTGGTTAGCGCAAATGAAGTCTCGAGTAAATTTTTCACACGTGGCGGAGCGATGAGTGGCAGTGCGATCACCATCATAATGGAAGGCTCAAGAGCGCTTAGCATCGAAATTCAGGCGCTTGTTTGCGAAAGTGCCTATCCAAAACGAGCTCAACTGGCTTTGAGAGAAACCGCCTAGATATGCTACTAGCCCTACTTGAGCGAAAGCTAGAAATTCCACTTGGACACTACGACGTCTTTATAAACGTTTCAGGTGGCGTCAAGATAAACGAGACAGCGGCCGATCTAGCCGTCATCGCAGCGATAATCAGTAGCTTCAAAAACCGCCCTATCAGTAAGGACAGCGTCTTCATCGGTGAGCTAAGCCTAAACGGTGAGATAAGAGAAATTTTCAACCTCGATCAGCGACTAAAAGAGGCAAAAACGCAGAAATTTAAAAATGCCATCATCCCAAACAAACCGCTTGACACGCAAGGGCTAAAATGCTTTTACGCAAAAGATATCACGCAAGTGCTTGAGTGGATGTAAATTTATCTTGCCAGCGACTTAATATCAATACTTTGCTGGCTAGTCCATGTTTTTTGAAATTTATCTTTTGCATAAGTCTTATGATATCTATGCTTTTTCTTTGAAATTTAAATTATAAAAATTCCATTCTTTGCTTATAAAACACCTATGCACTCTTATCCACTTTAAGCTTTGCCACTTTTTCTAAAATTTCAAACATGCTCTTGCCACTATCAAATTCACTCTTTATAAATTTATAAAGCTCTTTAAATCTCTCATCGGCTTCAAGCTTATAGGTGTGAGATTTTTTAGTAACTTGTATAGGTATAAATTTCTTCTCTCTGGCATTGTCTTCTTTTTCAAGGTTATCTATATTCTGAACACCTTTTTCGTTTAGCTCTTTTAATATATTAACAGCATTTTTAGCATCTTCGCTAGATAAAGTTATATTAAACCGCTCTTTTAGTGCATATTTAGCCCACTCCTCTTTAAACTCATCAACGCTCATATCACTATCAAGCAGATCAATAGTCCTTGAGTTTTGCATAAATAGCAAATCACTATCGCCACGATATTCATTTAAAAATTCATTTACAGTGTATGGGGTATCTCTTAAAATTTTTGGCTTATCATTGTCTGGTTTTGCTTGCTGACCTTGTATATACTCTACAAACAAACCCTTGCTTTCATTTATGAAATTTTTAAGATCTGATAGCTGCTCGCTTGTAAAGTTAGGATCATAACCTCTAAGCTTTCCTATGATAGTGACTTTTGCTTCATCGCCCTTTGTAAAGCCAGATAGTGGATATATATGTCTATCATAAGACGCAGCTTGAGCTTTTCTATCAAGCCTTGCATATTTAGGAAAGCTCATACCATATCCCATATCGTTACTAAGTATCTCGTTTATATCGTTAAATTTAAAGCCCATCTCTCTTGCTATGTTCTCTCTTGAGAGATGGTTAGTAGTTGGGAGGTTATTAGAAATTCGCATTTTACTATCCTTAGTCTCTTTAGCTCCATTAAATCTTAATTAAAGATATCGTCTTTTCTTTAAAAAATTTTATAAAAATACGTTTTTTAAATTTATCAGAAGTAGTTAAAAGATATTAAAAAGCTTTGTAAAAATGTATAAATTTTAGACAATCATCACTGCAGCTACAGCAAATCCGCCATCGTGAGTTATGCTAAGGCTTGTTTCTTTGATATTAAAATTTGTATAAATTTTTGGGCTAAATTTTATCTTTGGTGCATTTTTTGCGTCTTTGCTAAGCTCAATGTCCAAAAAGCCACACTCTTTGCTGATACCCACACCAAGAGCTTTGCTAGCTGCTTCTTTGGCCGCCCAAAATCCAGCCAAAGTCGCATCATTTTTTGCCAGCGTGATCTCGTCATCACTAAGAAATTTTTTTAAAAAAAGCTCGCCGTAACGAGCTTTGAGTCTAGAAATTCTATCTATTTTAATGATGTCAATGCCTATCATTGAACCACAAAATCAGTAAAAAATATATTTTTGATGTAGCCATCATTTAGCACTTCATTTAGCTTGCCTACAATCTCGTCTTTTAGCCTATCTTTGCCCTTTGTGGTGCTTACTTCTTCGTAAGTTTTTGACGAAAGTGTCCTGATGATAATGTCTCTTAAAAGTGCCTTTTTCTTATCAAGCTCAGGAGTTAGCAACTCATCGCTTTGCTCCATATCGATCTTAGTTTTAAGAAATCTTGAGCCATTTTCGCTAAGCAAATTTACAATAAACTGATCAAGCGGATATATCGGCCCCATATTTGAATAGTCGTTGCTACCATGCTTTGCCTTATTTTGAGCTGGCATGGACTGCGTTTGAGTCTGAGCTGGTGTTTGCGCCATATTTGCCTCTTTTGGCTCATCAGAACTAAGCATCAAAAACGCGACTAGCCCTCCAATAACTAGCAGCAAAACAAATATCGCAATGATAATTATCATTAATGCACCATTGCCACCTTTTTTTGCTTTTTTCTCTTCAACTTCTTCAGCCATCTTTCCTCCTTTAAGTTTTGGCTATAATTATACAAAAAATTCGCAAAAATGAGAAAAAATGATACATAAGACAAATGCTGCCAGAGCTTTAGATAAACTAAAAATTAATTATGAAATTTTAGAGTATGAAGTTGATTTAAACGATCTTTCAGCCCTCCACGTAGCAGCTAGCACTAAGCAAGATATAAAGCAAATTTATAAGACTATTGTTTGTGAGTGCGAGCCTAAAAATTTTGTCGTTGCTTGCTTGCAAGGCGATCTGGAGCTTGATCTAAAAGCACTTGCTCATGCGTGTGGCGCCAAACGCTGCGAACTTATAAATTTAAAAGATCTAGAAAAGATCACTGGCTACATCAGGGGCGGCTGTTCACCGCTTGCTATGAAAAAACACTTTGCCACATTTATCGATGAACGTGCAAAAGAGCAAGAGTATGTGTTGGTAAGCGCTGGAGTGAGAGGCAAACAGATAAAAATAGCACCAAATGATCTTTTAAAGGCTTGTGAGGCAAGTTTTGCCAATATCGCTAGGCTAGCTCTTTAAAAACTCTATAAATTTAAACTTCTCGCCTAAAAACTCGGGCGAGAGTAGAAATTTCGCCTGTTTGGCTGCATTTTCATAGGCTTGCTTGCTACCATTTTCAAGTACTAAAGATAAAATTTCATCCACGCCAAGATCGCAAACTAAAGCTTCGTTTTGTTTTTTAAATTTAAGCATCTCAAAGCCAGCCTCATAAAAAGCCTCTTTTACTTGCTTAAAGCAAAGACTATAAGTTAGATCCGATCTTTTAAAATATGGCTCAAGGTCTGAAATTTCAAATAAAGAAAATACTTGATGGTCTTTAAAAACTCTTAGGCTAAACTCATTTTTTGGCTCAAATTCGCCGTAGTCAAAGCTTAAAAATCTTACCTTTTTTGCCGCATTTGCAAGCTGTAGCGCAAATTTAGCGTAGCTAGTTGATATCTCGCCTTTTTTTATGCCAAATTTCTTTGCAAGAGCTAGCAAGTTTTGATCTGCTTTTTGCCAGTGAAATTTTAGGTCTTCGTCCACAAAAAGCATATTTTGCCCATCTATCACCTCGCAGCTAAATGCGTCAAGCAGCTCATTTGAGATAACAAACATTTCATCAAACGAGCACTCGCCCAAATTTTCATAGTGTTTTATTTTGATATCATCGCCAAAGCGTTTTGCAAAAGTCTCAAGCTGTTTTTTACGTAAAATTTCATGAGGTTCGATGATTATAAACTCTAAATTTGGCAAAATTTCTGGCTCAAGCGTAAAAATTCCTTGCGCAAAATCAGCTAGCATTTCACCTGAGTTTGCACCGATCTCCACAACCTTGCAAGAGCTAGAAATTTCGCCGTTTTTAAGCAGCTTTAAAAAGTAGTTCGCAAGGCAAGCACCAAAAAGATAGCCAACGCTTACATTTGTATAAAAATCGCCCTTTTTGCCGATATCTACGCCAAATTTATAGTAGTTTTCATTGACCCAGATATCAAAAAACTCGCTAAATTTCATAGATCTGGCAGCTTCCAACCCCTGTAAAATGCAAACATCCTAACCGTAATACCAAGAGCAAGTAAAAGCATGGTAAAAAAGATATTACTAAGCCCAAGATGATAAAGCACAAAGTAAGCAAGTCCTACTCCAAGACTTATCGTGCCGTAAAGTCCGGTGCGTAAAAACCAAGGAATTTCGTTTAGTAAAATATCCCTTAAGATGCCGCCACCAACGCCATTAAAAAAGGCCACCATCATGACGCCAAAGACATTGTAATTGTACTCAATCGCAACCATCGCCCCAACGATGGAAAAACAAATAACATCGATCGCATCGGCAAAAATAAAGACAAATTTTTTCTCCAAACCTTCTCTTTTTGTGTGTAAATTTGTAACTCTAGAGACTACAAGCATAAAGATAACGACGCTTATTGGCATATAGTGCGTGAACGAATAAACTGCCCTACCAACGAGCATGTCACGTACAATACCACCTCCAAGTGCGGTCAAAAACGCAGACAAAAAGACACCAAGCCAGTCGCACTCTTTTTTTAATGCAAATAAAAAGCCACTAAGTGCGGCAGATGCGATACCAACATATTCTACAAAAAGTATTAAGCTCATATTTTTTCCTTAAAAATGTCATTTTATAATGAAATCTCATAAAAGCTCATTAATAATATTTTTACCATTGGTTTATTTTAGGCTATAATGGTGAAAATTTTACACAAGGAAATTTGATGAAAAGACTCTTAACTCTGCTTTTAATAAGCTCATTTTTGCGTTAAACTTAAACGCTGATGTGATTCAAAATCAAAAACTAAAAAATGCTATAAATATTTTAAACGCTTTTGGTGCAAGAAATTTAAAGCCAAATACTAAATTTGAAGGCATAAAAGCGATCGCCATAATCCCTGATGTAACAAAAGCAGGCGCTATTGTAACTGGCTCAACAGGTAAAGGCGTTTTTATCGCTAAAAACGATGATGGTGAATGGTCAAGCCCATTTTTTGTAAATTACACATCTGGTAGCATAGGCTTACA
Protein-coding sequences here:
- a CDS encoding polyribonucleotide nucleotidyltransferase; protein product: MRISNNLPTTNHLSRENIAREMGFKFNDINEILSNDMGYGMSFPKYARLDRKAQAASYDRHIYPLSGFTKGDEAKVTIIGKLRGYDPNFTSEQLSDLKNFINESKGLFVEYIQGQQAKPDNDKPKILRDTPYTVNEFLNEYRGDSDLLFMQNSRTIDLLDSDMSVDEFKEEWAKYALKERFNITLSSEDAKNAVNILKELNEKGVQNIDNLEKEDNAREKKFIPIQVTKKSHTYKLEADERFKELYKFIKSEFDSGKSMFEILEKVAKLKVDKSA
- a CDS encoding flagellar basal body protein FliL, which translates into the protein MAEEVEEKKAKKGGNGALMIIIIAIFVLLLVIGGLVAFLMLSSDEPKEANMAQTPAQTQTQSMPAQNKAKHGSNDYSNMGPIYPLDQFIVNLLSENGSRFLKTKIDMEQSDELLTPELDKKKALLRDIIIRTLSSKTYEEVSTTKGKDRLKDEIVGKLNEVLNDGYIKNIFFTDFVVQ
- a CDS encoding 5-formyltetrahydrofolate cyclo-ligase; its protein translation is MSVNLEKNEFRKNARANLMKLTKFKAKCSHYKATKTLLKLINFTNSKKVLFYLPLNYEVDVLKIRRNLSHKCEIFAPFMVGLSLEMVRLRLPFLTYKFNVRQPSGKKMDNVRLDMAVVPAIGVDGAMARIGHGKGFYDRFFDSLPIKPKRIVFLEIKDFYTKDVLSSTQDAVADFYITPNKNYIKRGINDRGFNRLRSRCGWRWSRVSIRQKNK
- a CDS encoding holo-ACP synthase; translated protein: MIGIDIIKIDRISRLKARYGELFLKKFLSDDEITLAKNDATLAGFWAAKEAASKALGVGISKECGFLDIELSKDAKNAPKIKFSPKIYTNFNIKETSLSITHDGGFAVAAVMIV
- a CDS encoding thioredoxin translates to MTLKRAIITSLCIFAFFGCGDENKQKKEQNTSEQTQGKILDKNASKDENLSKDSLTPKMSENAQDSEIKEINLKLLSGATMQITKRSNGFDVKDGKKATLYVFFATWCPPCKAEIPHLNNLSEKFKNELDIVGVLLEDKSEDEVKDFAQKYKIKYEVAVGEGNFLFEKAMGGIKGLPASALFKANGDYVQGYIGLVPEEMLENDINRATK
- a CDS encoding ribonuclease Y — translated: MIEVLIGLGAGVAGVGAGYLYAKKINDANYNIFLEQAKAKAKAIEYEAELTLKNSKISVQEAEFEAKKRYDDKTTKLQKEYASKFDELAKKEKILLNEQELLNESKELFEKDKQDAKITYEEGLNLKATYQNKVEEAIRVLEHAAGLTEEEAKEVVLKKVEEKSRADIAHIVRKYEEEAKREAKKRVNYILAQATSRFAGEFAAERLINVVNIKNDELKGRIIGKEGRNIKTLEMVLGVDIIIDDTPHAIILSSFNLYRRAIATRVIELLVEDGRIQPARIEDLHKKVTEEFEQSIQEEGENIVMDLGLNKIHPEIVKLIGKLKFRASYGQNALAHSLEVAHLAGIIAAECGGDEKLAKRAGILHDIGKALTHEYEGSHVDLGAEICKRYKEHPVVINAIYAHHGHEEATSIESAAVCAADALSAARPGARREVLESFLKRVEEIENIAKSKDGIKQAYAINAGREIRVIANAKLINDDEAVLVAKEIAQEIESKVQYPGEIKVSVIRETRAVDFAK
- a CDS encoding teicoplanin resistance protein VanZ — translated: MSRVKFLSKICFFAALLAIDFLAFTQKSPTIIENSWDKANHFLAFCVLYILLYLGYEFKIFKNLALLLAFGVQIELVQAFLPNREFSLLDIVADMIGAAFGVIVAKILKRIIYGKSKASF
- a CDS encoding signal recognition particle-docking protein FtsY — translated: MLDFLKKGLEKTFGAISSAKKSKKIDKESLEEILLEADVAYEIVEEILYYLPPQDEVSRADLRRVMSSYFIYENERVIEPDKPFVDLILGVNGAGKTTTIAKLANLYKNNGKSVILGACDTFRAGAIEQLRQWSIRLNVPIVATQQGHDPSAVAYDTISSALAKGIDRVILDTAGRLQNQTNLANELEKIVRISKKAYEKAPHRKILILDGTQGNAGVAQAKAFNDIVSLDGVIITKLDGTAKGGALFGVARELELPIFYIGVGESMDDIIKFNPDEFLDELMDAIFE
- a CDS encoding dihydrodipicolinate reductase, whose protein sequence is MKFSEFFDIWVNENYYKFGVDIGKKGDFYTNVSVGYLFGACLANYFLKLLKNGEISSSCKVVEIGANSGEMLADFAQGIFTLEPEILPNLEFIIIEPHEILRKKQLETFAKRFGDDIKIKHYENLGECSFDEMFVISNELLDAFSCEVIDGQNMLFVDEDLKFHWQKADQNLLALAKKFGIKKGEISTSYAKFALQLANAAKKVRFLSFDYGEFEPKNEFSLRVFKDHQVFSLFEISDLEPYFKRSDLTYSLCFKQVKEAFYEAGFEMLKFKKQNEALVCDLGVDEILSLVLENGSKQAYENAAKQAKFLLSPEFLGEKFKFIEFLKS
- a CDS encoding aminoacyl-tRNA deacylase, which encodes MIHKTNAARALDKLKINYEILEYEVDLNDLSALHVAASTKQDIKQIYKTIVCECEPKNFVVACLQGDLELDLKALAHACGAKRCELINLKDLEKITGYIRGGCSPLAMKKHFATFIDERAKEQEYVLVSAGVRGKQIKIAPNDLLKACEASFANIARLAL